One Cellulomonas sp. Y8 DNA segment encodes these proteins:
- a CDS encoding serine hydrolase, with translation MRTIDRATTPGDETAAPSDRRRPARRRTAAAALAGAALLVGLTACAPAAPAPTPAPAPEAPVAGTAPETPADPADPAADAGAPPESPATPALTRADVDAWLDGFLPAALERTDIPGAAVAVVHDGEVVTTRGYGWADTGTESGEAVPVDPDRTLFRPGSVSKLVTATAVLQLVESGDVDLDTDVGAYLDIDVPRSFDDPITLRHLLTHTAGFEERIRGLIGAEGTPVDLRAALATDPPEQVYRPGTVPAYSNYGNALAGYVVERVSGEPFEQYVQEHVLAPAGMTTATFDQPVPEDLRDRLALGYGTASGPATGFEVVGVPPAGALSASAADMARFMLALLGEPATGEQVLAAGSLALMQEPALDQDELGTLAGGARMGLGFFQEDRNGHRIVGHGGDTNAFHSHLQLYPDERTGVFVSVNGSGAGALDSMELREQLTHGFADRYFPPTDAADATATDATATAVDAGTAREHAAALAGAYTDSRAMRSTFLHATELLAVTQVTAQDDGRVLVAPGPLTDRPVLYEEVEPWVWQEVGGQRTIAARAEDGRVTAIGYDSAFTLLPAGAATGVTLPALGVATVVLLVGALAGPVAALVRRVRHRAPRDRAGRPARVLTRIAAASAVLAVAGWAVAITTIMGLVDLPEGGLRVLQVLQGVGILGLVPATVRVVGDVRRRAGGWRVAGGVLVLLALGVVAWFAVTYRLVAPSLSY, from the coding sequence GTGCGCACCATCGACCGCGCGACCACACCCGGCGACGAGACCGCCGCACCGTCCGATCGTCGGCGCCCGGCCCGCCGCCGTACCGCTGCCGCCGCTCTCGCCGGTGCCGCGCTGCTCGTGGGGCTCACCGCGTGCGCCCCGGCCGCCCCGGCGCCGACCCCGGCCCCTGCGCCCGAGGCACCGGTCGCCGGCACCGCGCCCGAGACCCCTGCCGACCCCGCAGACCCCGCCGCGGACGCCGGCGCCCCGCCCGAGAGCCCCGCGACCCCCGCGCTCACCCGCGCCGACGTCGACGCCTGGCTCGACGGCTTCCTGCCCGCCGCCCTGGAGCGCACCGACATCCCCGGCGCGGCCGTCGCGGTCGTGCACGACGGCGAGGTCGTCACCACCCGTGGCTACGGCTGGGCCGACACCGGCACGGAGTCCGGCGAGGCCGTCCCCGTCGACCCCGACCGCACGCTGTTCCGCCCGGGCTCGGTGTCGAAGCTCGTCACCGCGACCGCGGTGCTGCAGCTGGTGGAGTCCGGCGACGTGGACCTGGACACCGACGTCGGCGCGTACCTCGACATCGACGTCCCCCGGTCGTTCGACGACCCGATCACGCTGCGCCACCTGCTCACGCACACCGCCGGGTTCGAGGAGCGGATCCGCGGGCTGATCGGCGCCGAGGGGACGCCGGTCGACCTGCGCGCCGCGCTCGCCACCGACCCGCCGGAGCAGGTGTACCGGCCCGGGACCGTGCCCGCGTACTCGAACTACGGCAACGCGCTGGCCGGGTACGTCGTCGAGCGGGTGAGCGGCGAACCGTTCGAGCAGTACGTCCAGGAGCACGTCCTGGCGCCCGCCGGGATGACGACGGCGACGTTCGACCAGCCGGTGCCCGAGGACCTGCGCGACCGGCTCGCGCTCGGGTACGGCACGGCGTCCGGCCCTGCGACGGGGTTCGAGGTCGTCGGGGTGCCGCCCGCCGGTGCCCTGTCGGCGTCGGCCGCGGACATGGCCCGGTTCATGCTCGCGCTGCTCGGCGAGCCCGCGACCGGCGAGCAGGTGCTGGCCGCCGGCTCGCTCGCGCTCATGCAGGAGCCCGCCCTCGACCAGGACGAGCTGGGCACGCTGGCCGGGGGCGCCCGGATGGGCCTCGGGTTCTTCCAGGAGGACCGGAACGGGCACCGGATCGTCGGCCACGGCGGCGACACCAACGCCTTCCACTCGCACCTGCAGCTGTACCCGGACGAGCGCACGGGCGTCTTCGTCAGCGTCAACGGCTCGGGCGCAGGGGCGCTCGACAGCATGGAGCTGCGCGAGCAGCTGACGCACGGCTTCGCGGACCGCTACTTCCCGCCGACCGACGCCGCCGACGCGACCGCCACCGACGCGACCGCCACCGCCGTCGACGCCGGCACCGCCCGCGAGCACGCCGCCGCCCTCGCCGGCGCGTACACCGACTCCCGGGCGATGCGCAGCACGTTCCTGCACGCCACCGAGCTGCTCGCGGTCACCCAGGTCACGGCCCAGGACGACGGCCGCGTGCTGGTCGCTCCCGGCCCGCTGACGGACCGCCCGGTCCTCTACGAGGAGGTCGAGCCGTGGGTGTGGCAGGAGGTCGGCGGCCAGCGGACCATCGCCGCGCGCGCCGAGGACGGCCGGGTCACGGCGATCGGCTACGACTCCGCGTTCACGCTGCTGCCCGCGGGCGCGGCGACCGGCGTCACGCTGCCGGCGCTGGGCGTCGCCACCGTGGTGCTGCTGGTGGGCGCGCTCGCCGGGCCGGTGGCCGCGCTGGTCCGCCGCGTCCGGCACCGCGCGCCCCGCGACCGGGCCGGGCGTCCCGCCCGGGTGCTGACCCGGATCGCCGCGGCGAGCGCCGTGCTCGCCGTCGCCGGCTGGGCGGTCGCGATCACGACGATCATGGGGCTGGTCGACCTGCCCGAGGGCGGCCTGCGCGTGCTGCAGGTGCTGCAGGGCGTGGGGATCCTCGGGCTGGTGCCGGCGACGGTCCGCGTGGTGGGTGACGTGCGGCGCCGCGCCGGCGGCTGGCGGGTGGCCGGCGGGGTGCTGGTGCTGCTCGCGCTGGGCGTGGTGGCGTGGTTCGCGGTGACGTACCGGCTGGTCGCGCCGAGCCTGTCGTACTGA
- a CDS encoding alpha-N-arabinofuranosidase has translation MHSATVVIDPAFTVAPVRRGTFGTFVEHLGRCVYTGIFEPGHPTADADGFRGDVLALAREMGVSTVRYPGGNFVSGYNWEDGVGPVSDRPERLDLAWHSTETNAFGLHEFMKWTEAAGVEPMMAVNLGTRGLPEAIELLEYANQRRGTARAEQRRANGADEPFGISFWCLGNEMDGPWQLGHKTAREYGRLAAETARGMRQIVPDLTLVACGSSSSGMPTFGTWEREVLEECYDQVDLISAHAYYREQDGDLGSFLASAQDMDHFVATVAATADAVGAARKTAKRINISFDEWNVWYHEDESKLPKGEDWPVAPRLEEDVYTVADAVVVGNLLISLLRNSDRVHSASQAQLVNALAPIMTEPGGPAWRQTTFHPFALTSRYARGEVLRVAVDAPTYENARFGSSALVDAVATYDASTGDVAVFAVNRAVDGPTTLRVDLRGVGAVEVVEALTYAHDDVHWRATQEDAETVLPRANASAALGEDGVLTVELPAVSWSVLRLRGAGA, from the coding sequence ATGCACTCCGCCACCGTCGTCATCGACCCCGCCTTCACGGTCGCCCCGGTCCGCCGCGGCACCTTCGGCACGTTCGTCGAGCACCTGGGCCGGTGCGTCTACACGGGCATCTTCGAGCCCGGCCACCCCACCGCGGACGCCGACGGGTTCCGCGGCGACGTGCTCGCGCTCGCCCGCGAGATGGGCGTCTCGACCGTGCGCTACCCCGGCGGCAACTTCGTGTCCGGCTACAACTGGGAGGACGGCGTCGGCCCGGTCTCCGACCGCCCGGAGCGGCTCGACCTCGCGTGGCACTCGACCGAGACCAACGCGTTCGGCCTGCACGAGTTCATGAAGTGGACCGAGGCGGCCGGCGTCGAGCCGATGATGGCGGTCAACCTCGGCACCCGCGGGCTGCCCGAGGCGATCGAGCTGCTGGAGTACGCGAACCAGCGCCGCGGCACCGCCCGCGCCGAGCAGCGCCGCGCCAACGGTGCCGACGAGCCGTTCGGCATCTCGTTCTGGTGCCTCGGCAACGAGATGGACGGCCCCTGGCAGCTCGGCCACAAGACCGCCCGCGAGTACGGCCGGCTCGCCGCCGAGACCGCGCGCGGCATGCGGCAGATCGTCCCCGACCTGACGCTGGTCGCCTGCGGGTCGTCGTCCTCCGGCATGCCGACGTTCGGCACCTGGGAGCGCGAGGTGCTCGAGGAGTGCTACGACCAGGTCGACCTGATCTCGGCGCACGCGTACTACCGCGAGCAGGACGGCGACCTCGGCTCGTTCCTCGCGTCGGCGCAGGACATGGACCACTTCGTGGCGACCGTCGCCGCGACGGCGGACGCGGTGGGCGCGGCGCGCAAGACCGCCAAGCGGATCAACATCTCGTTCGACGAGTGGAACGTCTGGTACCACGAGGACGAGTCCAAGCTCCCGAAGGGCGAGGACTGGCCGGTCGCCCCGCGGCTCGAGGAGGACGTCTACACCGTCGCCGACGCGGTGGTCGTCGGGAACCTGCTCATCTCGCTGCTGCGGAACTCGGACCGGGTGCACTCGGCGAGCCAGGCGCAGCTCGTCAACGCGCTCGCGCCGATCATGACCGAGCCCGGCGGCCCGGCGTGGCGGCAGACGACGTTCCACCCGTTCGCGCTGACGTCGCGGTACGCGCGCGGCGAGGTGCTGCGGGTGGCGGTGGACGCGCCGACGTACGAGAACGCGCGGTTCGGCTCGTCGGCCCTCGTCGACGCGGTGGCGACGTACGACGCGTCGACCGGGGACGTCGCGGTCTTCGCGGTGAACCGGGCCGTCGACGGGCCGACGACGCTGCGGGTGGACCTGCGGGGCGTCGGGGCGGTCGAGGTCGTGGAGGCGCTGACCTACGCGCACGACGACGTGCACTGGCGCGCGACGCAGGAGGACGCGGAGACGGTGCTGCCGCGGGCGAACGCGAGCGCGGCTCTCGGGGAGGACGGCGTCCTGACGGTCGAGCTGCCGGCGGTGTCCTGGTCGGTCCTGCGCCTGCGCGGCGCGGGCGCCTGA
- a CDS encoding beta-galactosidase domain 4-containing protein, translating to MFAPVRIDAVDGGDALLVRNRYAFRHTAHLAFEWTLAHGADVLATGVLDLGALAPGESREVRPPVDLPLPAADHTPTSWTLRAVQHAADDLDASWFEGGPWTVATGQVAVVPAVPLADVAPGGAREEADGSYVVGPARFDEVGNLVALHGRRVAELRVDAWRAPTDNDRRSGMWVGPSDEAVWKEHGLHLLAERKISAALDADGALVVEARTAGPRTRNGFRTTYVWSSGAAGSVDLRVRIVPDGRWDGSIARLGLLLTLDEAAAEDVAVSWLGLGPDESYADSAKAAVAGAWSHTVRDLQTRYTHPQENGARRGVTHAALAFADGSSLTLDAGPTVYGGVPRAGVELSLRPWSDRALDVAAHPHELTPDGKLYVHLDAAQHGLGSAACGPGVLPNAVLRPAPAELTLRLTAG from the coding sequence GTGTTCGCGCCGGTGCGGATCGACGCCGTCGACGGCGGCGACGCGCTGCTGGTGCGGAACCGGTACGCGTTCCGGCACACGGCGCACCTGGCGTTCGAGTGGACGCTGGCGCACGGAGCCGACGTCCTGGCGACGGGGGTGCTCGACCTGGGCGCGCTGGCCCCGGGGGAGTCGCGCGAGGTGCGGCCGCCGGTCGACCTTCCGCTCCCCGCCGCCGACCACACGCCGACCTCCTGGACCCTGCGCGCGGTCCAGCACGCGGCCGACGACCTCGACGCGTCCTGGTTCGAGGGCGGCCCGTGGACCGTCGCGACCGGGCAGGTGGCCGTCGTCCCGGCGGTGCCGCTCGCGGACGTGGCCCCGGGCGGCGCGCGGGAGGAGGCGGACGGCTCGTACGTCGTCGGGCCCGCGCGGTTCGACGAGGTCGGCAACCTGGTCGCCCTGCACGGCCGCCGGGTCGCCGAGCTGCGGGTCGACGCCTGGCGCGCGCCGACCGACAACGACCGCCGGTCGGGCATGTGGGTCGGGCCGTCGGACGAGGCGGTCTGGAAGGAGCACGGCCTGCACCTGCTCGCCGAGCGCAAGATCTCGGCGGCGCTCGACGCCGACGGGGCGCTCGTGGTCGAGGCGCGCACGGCCGGCCCGCGGACCCGGAACGGGTTCCGGACGACGTACGTGTGGTCGTCGGGGGCCGCCGGGTCGGTCGACCTGCGGGTGCGGATCGTGCCCGACGGGCGGTGGGACGGGTCGATCGCGCGGCTGGGCCTGCTGCTGACGCTGGACGAGGCGGCCGCGGAGGACGTGGCGGTCTCGTGGCTCGGGCTGGGTCCGGACGAGTCGTACGCCGACTCCGCGAAGGCCGCCGTGGCCGGCGCGTGGTCGCACACCGTGCGCGACCTGCAGACCCGGTACACGCACCCGCAGGAGAACGGCGCGCGCCGGGGCGTCACGCACGCGGCGCTGGCGTTCGCGGACGGCTCGTCGCTGACGCTCGACGCGGGCCCGACCGTCTACGGCGGGGTCCCGCGCGCGGGCGTCGAGCTGTCGCTGCGGCCGTGGTCCGACCGCGCGCTGGACGTGGCGGCGCACCCGCACGAGCTCACCCCGGACGGGAAGCTCTACGTGCACCTGGACGCCGCCCAGCACGGCCTGGGCTCGGCCGCGTGCGGCCCGGGCGTGCTCCCGAACGCGGTCCTGCGCCCGGCCCCGGCCGAGCTGACCTTGCGCCTGACCGCGGGCTGA